CAGCAAATGCAGAACAAAATTTCGATGGTTACAGCCGCAAATTCATCCTGCAAATATGCCACGCCTTAAAACTTACCTCATTTTCTCTGCATGACCTAATTCAACAAGGAGAAAAACCATGTTAAATATCGACAGCATCACTTCTAGTTCTAACTCTTCTGTTGTTAGTCAAGAACAACTGTTCACCGAATTAACTCCCGAACAAGGAGCAATGCTTGAGGGAGGAAAGTATATAGTTTTAATTAGAGATGCTCGGTCCAGCTAGGGCCAGCGTGCCTATCCAAGCAGGCCTAGCAAGTTTTCAGACTATTGCAGCCAACCCGACGGTTCTTCAAATAACAAATAGCACTAAGTACAATTTGTTCTATGACTTAGCCTATGATGATCCTAGCGCTGGTAGTAATCTTTCCATTGCCCCAGGGCAAGTTTCAGATTTTCTAGGTCTAGATCCAATAGCTATAGCAAGTTGGGATCTTAGTTTACTGCTACCAGGGGTACAAAATCAGACTCAGGAGCTAGCACCAGGAAGAAGATATGAATTTTACGAAGCCTAACTGAACTGGTTGTCTGACATTCTAAAGAGTCCCTACTCAGTCAGACCTAATAGACATCTCCGAAAAATAATCTGAAACCGTTGTCTTGTCTGGGTGAAAACCTAATTTACGGAGATGTCTAATAGTAAAGAGTGGGGTGAACATCTTTGAGCGATCGCGATCAATGCGTCTTGAGGGACTGCCAAGCGATCGCTCTTACCAACTACTTTTGACAATACCCCAAGCAGTCAAAGGTTTGAATGGAAAAAATAAACATTTAATATAATCGGGTCACAAGACTCGATTGTATTTTCTTGCCAATCATCATACCAGAAAATGAAATACCAAATAGTCCTTCAACACAGCGAAGAAGACTGCGGGGCTGCGAGTCTTGCAACCATCGCCAAACACCACGGACGCATATTTACCCTCAACCGCGTCCGAGAAGCCGTAGGTACTGGTTCCAGAGGAACATCCTTGCTGGGATTGAAGCGGGGTGCAGAAGTACTAGGATTCAACGCCCGCCAAGTTAAAGCCAGTCCCCAATTAATCGACCAATTAGATCAAGCTCCCCTACCAGCAATTATCCACTGGAAAGGCTACCACTGGGTCGTATTATACGGACAAAAAGGCAAAAAATACGTCATTGCTGACCCTGGTGTTGGTATTCGTTATCTTACTCGTCAAGAGTTAATGGCGGGTTGGGGTAATGGCGTCATGTTACTACTGACTCCAGACGACAGTCGTTTTTATCAACAAGAATCGGATAAAATTGGCGGACTGGGAAGATATCTGCAACGGGTTTGGCCTTATCGTTCTATTCTCGCCCAAGCGATCGCCATTAACATCGCCATTGGACTACTTTCTTTGGCATCTCCCTTCATGATGCAACTCCTCACCGATGATGTCTTAGTCCGAGGTGATACCCAACTACTAACTACTGTGGCAATTGGCGTTATCGCCATGAACTTAATTAGAAGCGCCATTAGCTTAGTTCAATCTCACCTCATTGGTCACTTCGGTCAAAGATTGCAATTAGGACTAATTCTAGAATACGGACGCAAACTCTTACATTTACCCCTATCCTACTTTGAAGGACGACGCAGTGGCGAAGTTGTCAGCCGCATTGCCGATGTCAAAGCCATCAATAACTTAGTTTCCCAAATTGTCCTCGGATTACCCAGTCAATTCTTTATTGCTGTAATTTCCTTGGCTTTTATGCTCTTTTACAGTTGGGAACTAACTCTCGCTTCCATAGTTGCATTTATAGTTGTCACGGGTGTTAACCTGCTTTTCTTACCCGCGATGCGCCAGAAAACCCGGAATCTGATTATTTCTGGTACAGAAAACCAAGGCTTTTTGGTAGAAACATTTCGTGGCATCCAAGTATTAAAAACTACCCAAGCCACTCCCCAAGCTTGGTCAGAATACCAAGGGAATTATGGTCGCCTCGCCAACTTAGGCTGGAGTATGATGAAACTGGGACTGTATAGCAGTACGGTTACTGGCATTCTTTCCACCTTCATTAGTATTGGCATCCTTTGGATGGGTAGCTATTTAGTCATTAATCGCACCTTAACAATCGGTCAATTAATGGCATATAACGGCATGAGTGGCAACTTTCTCGGCTTCTTAGGTGCTGCCATCGGCTTAGTAGATGAGTTTATCACTGCCCAGATAGTCCTGCAACGGATGACAGAAGTTATTGACGCTACCCCAGAATCAGAAAATGACTTTAAAAAGCCTTGGGCACAAATTCCTGGAAATGCAGATATAACTTGCACTGAACTTAACTTTCATCACGCAGGTAGAGTTGACCTCCTACAAGATTTTTCCTTAACTATTCCTGGCGGTAAAGTTATTGCTTTAATTGGCAAATCTGGCTGTGGTAAAAGTACTCTGGCAAAATTACTGACTGGTTTATATAAAGTCGAGTCTGGCAATATTCGTTATGGTTTATATAATCAGCAAGACCTATCTTTAGAATGTCTACGTCAACAGGTGGTATTAGTTCCCCAAGAACCCCACTTCTGGAGTCGTTCAATTATTGATAACTTCAACTTTAGCTATCCCCATATTAGCTTTGAAGAAATTGTTAAAGCTTGTCAAATTGCAGGTGCAGATGAATTTATTAGCAAATTACCTGATAAATATCAAACTGTTTTAGGAGAATTTGGAGCAAATCTTTCTGGTGGACAACGCCAAAGATTAGCCATAGCCAGAGCCATAGTTACTCAGCCAGCAGTCTTAATTTTAGATGAATCCACGGGCGCACTCGACCCAGTAAGCGAAAGACAAGTATTAGATAGACTTTTATCCCATCGTCACAATCAAACGACTATTTTAATTAGTCACCGTCCCAAGGTGATACAGCGAGCAGATTTAATTGTATTTTTAGAACAAGGACGCTTAAAAATTCAAGGTACACCAGAAGAATTGCGCTCTTTGCCTGGCGAACATTTAGATTTCTTAGATGATACTTTCCCGTCTCATAATGAGTTGGCGCTAATATCTTCCCCGGCTCATCATAACGGTAAGACTGCGACCATTAATTAAGATAATTCGTACCTCGGCTCCGCTCGGCAACCTAATTTGTAATTTGTAAGAGATCATGGTTAGCAACACAAATTTTCTCCCCCCAATTCAAACAAACGAATTCCTCCCACCAATTACTCGTTGGACAACATGGGGCGGAATGTTTATTCTCTGCGTTCTCGGATTAGCTGGGCCACTTGCTGCAATTTGTAAGTATAAGGTTACAGTCCAAGCACAGGCGGTTGTGCGTCCGGCGGGTGAATTGCGAATTGTGCAAGCGGCGACTGAAGGCCAGGTTATGCACATTTATGTCAAAGAAAATCAGCTTATCAAAAAAGGAGATGCGATCGCAACTATCGATGACTCCCGTCTGCAAACGAAAAAGAGCCAATTGCAAACTAGTATTCAACAATCTCAGTTACAACTAGTGCAAATTAATGCCCAGATTAGTTCCCTGAATAGCCAGATTCAAGCCGAAACCGACCGCATCAACCGGATTATTACTGGTGCCCAAGCGGAATTGAGCGGCCGCCGTCGGGAATATCAAGATAAAAATCTGACCACTGTTTCCGAACTCCAAGAAGCTGATGCCAACGTCAAAATTGCTGAGAAAGAATTGCTGGCTGGGGAAGCACAGTTAAAAACTACACAAGCAAATCTCCATGCTGCTGAAGCTGCTTTGGGTGTAGCCCAGTCAAAACAGAAGCGATATGAGAGTGTAGCCAACCAAGGGGCGCTATCTCAGGATCAATTGGAAGAAGCACAATTATCTGCAAGACAGCAAGAGCAAGCGGTAAAGGCGCAAGCAGCAGCAGTGGAGGCACAAAAACAGACAATTGAACGGTTACAACAAGCGGTATCTGCTGTGATTGCCAGAAGACAACGCGCCCAAGTTGCCGTAAATCCAAGTAATGCAGCAGTAACTGTTGCTACTGAGCGAATTGCTCAAGAAAAAGCCGGAGGGGAAAGCAACAAAGCAACATTAGAGAAGGAACGCCAAGCTTTAGTTAAGCAACGGATTGAAGTTGAAAAGCAGTTAGAGCGTGATACTAGCGAACTCAAACAAGCCAAAATAAATTTAGCTCAAACTGCGATCGCAGCTACCGCTGATGGTATCATTTCCCAACTCAATCTGCGAAACCCAGGTCAAAGTGTGCGGGCTGGCGAGGAAGTATTGCAAATTGTCCCCTCTGATGCACCTCAAGTTTTGAAAGCTGCCGTGGCATCTGAAGATCAAAGTAAGTTAAAAATTGGTCAAAAAGTCCAAATGCGAGTCAGCGCTTGTCCTTACCCAGATTATGGTACTCTGAATGGGACTGTACAGACAATTTCTCCAGATGCGATCGCTCCTCAAAAGAATGGCACAAATACATCGATGAATGGGACTACTAGCCCAAAAGCTACTGCGCCCGGTGCTTTT
This portion of the Nostoc sp. GT001 genome encodes:
- a CDS encoding peptidase domain-containing ABC transporter; translation: MKYQIVLQHSEEDCGAASLATIAKHHGRIFTLNRVREAVGTGSRGTSLLGLKRGAEVLGFNARQVKASPQLIDQLDQAPLPAIIHWKGYHWVVLYGQKGKKYVIADPGVGIRYLTRQELMAGWGNGVMLLLTPDDSRFYQQESDKIGGLGRYLQRVWPYRSILAQAIAINIAIGLLSLASPFMMQLLTDDVLVRGDTQLLTTVAIGVIAMNLIRSAISLVQSHLIGHFGQRLQLGLILEYGRKLLHLPLSYFEGRRSGEVVSRIADVKAINNLVSQIVLGLPSQFFIAVISLAFMLFYSWELTLASIVAFIVVTGVNLLFLPAMRQKTRNLIISGTENQGFLVETFRGIQVLKTTQATPQAWSEYQGNYGRLANLGWSMMKLGLYSSTVTGILSTFISIGILWMGSYLVINRTLTIGQLMAYNGMSGNFLGFLGAAIGLVDEFITAQIVLQRMTEVIDATPESENDFKKPWAQIPGNADITCTELNFHHAGRVDLLQDFSLTIPGGKVIALIGKSGCGKSTLAKLLTGLYKVESGNIRYGLYNQQDLSLECLRQQVVLVPQEPHFWSRSIIDNFNFSYPHISFEEIVKACQIAGADEFISKLPDKYQTVLGEFGANLSGGQRQRLAIARAIVTQPAVLILDESTGALDPVSERQVLDRLLSHRHNQTTILISHRPKVIQRADLIVFLEQGRLKIQGTPEELRSLPGEHLDFLDDTFPSHNELALISSPAHHNGKTATIN
- a CDS encoding HlyD family efflux transporter periplasmic adaptor subunit is translated as MVSNTNFLPPIQTNEFLPPITRWTTWGGMFILCVLGLAGPLAAICKYKVTVQAQAVVRPAGELRIVQAATEGQVMHIYVKENQLIKKGDAIATIDDSRLQTKKSQLQTSIQQSQLQLVQINAQISSLNSQIQAETDRINRIITGAQAELSGRRREYQDKNLTTVSELQEADANVKIAEKELLAGEAQLKTTQANLHAAEAALGVAQSKQKRYESVANQGALSQDQLEEAQLSARQQEQAVKAQAAAVEAQKQTIERLQQAVSAVIARRQRAQVAVNPSNAAVTVATERIAQEKAGGESNKATLEKERQALVKQRIEVEKQLERDTSELKQAKINLAQTAIAATADGIISQLNLRNPGQSVRAGEEVLQIVPSDAPQVLKAAVASEDQSKLKIGQKVQMRVSACPYPDYGTLNGTVQTISPDAIAPQKNGTNTSMNGTTSPKATAPGAFYEVTIEPETLVLGKGKNQCHIQLGMEGRVDIISREETVLQFFLRKARLISDL